From a single Fulvivirga ulvae genomic region:
- a CDS encoding lipocalin family protein yields the protein MMKKLILICLPVLVSCKFTPYNGSDVYNEKANLPVDEALHFKNSLEWWYFTGHLNGVDSGDEYGIEYVIFHFNPRNKSDYLMTNFAITDPESGRFIYDYKIQKSDTLLKPELPLRLVVEDMHRSHRLEGKMGEYHIKANMKKEPVEVELKTKPLKPVLLHNGTGYETYGKYTKAGYYSYPRLKAEGHLNIKGENIKVAGELWYDRQWNCVGVWQKEVAWDWISVQLDEPQSELMLYRLHHFGDDRVLFGGSYYDKDGKVFTLREGDIVLEELEYWKSGRSGAVYPVRWSVKVPGRDLDLIIEARIPDQELGVGFTAFYKLYYWEGMCSVTGALKGKPVTGKSYVELTNRDAFNKK from the coding sequence ATGATGAAAAAACTTATTTTGATATGCCTGCCTGTACTGGTTTCTTGCAAATTTACCCCCTATAACGGCAGCGATGTTTACAATGAAAAAGCAAATTTACCTGTAGATGAAGCCCTGCATTTTAAAAATTCACTGGAGTGGTGGTATTTTACCGGACATCTTAACGGTGTTGACTCTGGAGATGAATATGGAATAGAGTATGTAATATTTCATTTTAACCCAAGGAACAAAAGCGACTATCTGATGACCAATTTTGCCATTACTGATCCGGAAAGTGGCAGGTTTATTTATGACTATAAAATACAGAAATCAGATACACTGCTTAAACCGGAATTACCACTTCGGCTCGTGGTAGAGGATATGCACAGGTCTCACAGACTGGAGGGCAAAATGGGAGAGTACCATATTAAGGCCAACATGAAAAAGGAACCTGTTGAAGTGGAACTAAAAACAAAGCCGTTAAAGCCAGTGCTGCTACATAATGGCACCGGGTATGAAACCTATGGTAAATACACTAAAGCCGGCTATTACTCATATCCGAGGCTTAAAGCGGAAGGACATTTAAATATAAAAGGTGAAAATATTAAAGTAGCCGGTGAATTGTGGTACGACAGGCAGTGGAACTGTGTAGGGGTTTGGCAGAAGGAGGTAGCCTGGGATTGGATCTCGGTTCAGCTCGATGAGCCTCAAAGTGAGCTCATGCTTTACAGGTTACATCATTTTGGTGATGATAGGGTACTGTTTGGCGGAAGTTATTATGATAAAGATGGCAAAGTATTTACTTTGCGCGAAGGTGATATAGTACTGGAAGAGCTTGAATACTGGAAGAGTGGCAGGTCCGGTGCTGTTTACCCTGTCAGGTGGAGTGTGAAAGTACCCGGCCGGGATCTGGATCTTATTATAGAGGCCCGTATTCCTGATCAGGAATTAGGTGTTGGTTTTACAGCCTTTTATAAACTTTATTACTGGGAGGGAATGTGTTCGGTGACCGGAGCGTTAAAAGGGAAGCCGGTTACGGGCAAATCATATGTTGAATTAACGAATAGAGACGCATTTAATAAAAAGTGA
- a CDS encoding imelysin family protein — protein sequence MNRYYTKMSGMLVGMVLISTLVSCGDDDEKSADNFDRTKLLENIGTNIVVASYSDFSAKTALLEVSAVTFAETPTVDNLAKVQSDWLIAAKSYKMAEMFNFGPIDQLNLMTSIDNWPTNISNISSVLETTEAIDNDFVKNLGSSTKGLPAIEYLIFDDELDNAAIVQAFVDNQNRSDFLKALTVNLAEITLQIDNEWTADKGNYVTEFINANGKDISSSANILANNLIQLVEIIKNEKVGIPLGKKSGGTIFPEDVEAPHSLQSLELILQNLTSIKQVYTGDTDSGSERSGFEEYLDGVNAQYQGEQLSVVIAQQIDACITATEAIDMPLKQALTDEPVKVDKLYTELQKLTIYVKTDMMSSLGLLVTFSDNDGD from the coding sequence ATGAACAGGTATTATACAAAAATGTCAGGTATGCTGGTTGGGATGGTGCTCATTTCAACCCTGGTATCATGTGGGGATGATGATGAAAAAAGTGCAGATAACTTTGACAGGACAAAACTCCTTGAAAATATCGGGACTAATATTGTAGTAGCTTCCTATAGTGATTTCTCAGCAAAGACAGCCCTTCTGGAAGTATCTGCAGTCACTTTTGCAGAAACTCCTACGGTTGACAACCTTGCAAAAGTGCAGAGTGACTGGCTAATAGCAGCCAAAAGTTATAAAATGGCTGAAATGTTCAACTTTGGACCTATAGACCAGCTTAACCTCATGACCAGTATTGATAACTGGCCAACCAATATTTCGAATATCAGCTCGGTGCTGGAAACCACGGAGGCCATCGATAATGATTTTGTGAAAAACCTGGGATCATCCACAAAAGGCCTGCCTGCAATAGAATATCTGATCTTTGACGATGAGCTTGACAATGCAGCTATAGTTCAGGCATTTGTTGACAATCAAAACAGAAGCGACTTTTTAAAAGCACTGACCGTAAACCTGGCTGAAATTACCCTACAGATTGATAACGAATGGACGGCCGATAAAGGTAATTATGTAACGGAGTTTATCAATGCCAATGGCAAAGACATCAGCAGCTCGGCAAACATTCTGGCCAATAACCTTATCCAGTTAGTAGAAATTATAAAAAATGAGAAAGTAGGCATTCCTCTGGGCAAGAAGAGTGGTGGCACTATCTTTCCCGAAGATGTTGAGGCGCCCCACAGCCTGCAGTCCCTTGAGTTGATACTGCAAAACCTGACCTCTATCAAACAGGTGTACACCGGAGATACGGACAGTGGTAGTGAAAGGAGTGGCTTTGAAGAATACTTAGATGGCGTAAATGCCCAATATCAGGGCGAGCAACTATCTGTAGTGATTGCCCAGCAGATAGACGCCTGCATCACCGCAACCGAAGCCATTGACATGCCCTTAAAACAAGCTTTGACCGATGAACCCGTTAAAGTGGATAAGCTATACACAGAGCTGCAAAAGCTCACTATTTACGTTAAGACCGATATGATGTCGAGCCTGGGCTTGCTGGTTACATTCTCAGACAATGATGGCGATTAA
- a CDS encoding SusC/RagA family TonB-linked outer membrane protein codes for MKKNYYFLLAACLSLMLSQIAYSQENTVSGRVTETKGGEPIAGVNVIVKGTTNGTITDGNGEYSLKVDDGTFLVFSFIGYKNKEAAVTGPRLDVKLEEDVTSLEEVVISGLASNIKRSNLANSVASISAKEIIGTTTPQTVDGALYGKFKGANIVSNSGAPGGGIAVKLRGITSITGSSQPLFIVDGVYVDNSSIAAGLNVVSSAAAGGSSSNQDNPSNRIADISPEDIETIEILKGASAASIYGSRSSAGVVVITTKKGTPGKTKIRLEQSVGQTSILNPLGTRTFTEQRIRNTYFAPGDNETPQETAEREAAAAAEISRFQNARDAGLIHDYEDELYGNKGLLLNTMLSASGGNDDTQYYGSFLRKDEEGIVKNTGYEKTSMRLNFSHDIVENVNVALTSNYVLSTADRGFFNNDNSGTTMGISYISTRPYTQLFPDENGNYPNNPDAPSNFLQTRDLITNREEVQRFIGSAKLEATLFQSDNMQLKFIGLAGLDSYTLKTTALFPRELQFQQGNNGTGGASIQGRTVLENKNLQAFLVHSYFPSNKLSFITQLGVLKLDFNRNTTLITATQLIGTQSNLDQASAISAEQTVQPEEDAGFFIQEEVNFADQIIATVGLRADKSSNNGDVNKLFYYPKANLALNLHEFGFWGIEAVNSLKLRVAYGQAGRFATFGSKYTGFGSVIIDGQAGSLIGTQLGNQEVEPEKQSEIEAGFDIGVINNRVLFDFTYYKKNVTDLLLSALVPTSTGYTQQIINGAELENQGIEMGLNVLAIDKPDLKFNSSLNFWFNRSEVTELRVPAFNTGAFGATLGTLRIEEGQSATQLVGIDPNNPGGVTKWGDAEPDFQMSWNNFITWKNFEFSFLWHWKEGVENVNLSTLLTDLNGTSPDFDDGGLDPTGQLQNGPYRLSQLGVSAEPFVEDASYIRLREVGLYYNLDEDLLLNVFNGVFTGVRVGFSGYNLLNFFDYNSYDPEVSNFGGDGLSTGVEVTPFPSAKRYFFHLALEF; via the coding sequence ATGAAGAAAAATTACTATTTTCTTCTGGCTGCTTGCTTGAGTTTAATGCTCTCTCAGATTGCATACAGTCAGGAAAACACCGTCTCTGGAAGAGTGACGGAAACCAAAGGCGGTGAGCCTATTGCAGGCGTTAACGTTATCGTAAAAGGTACAACCAACGGTACCATAACTGATGGTAATGGTGAATATAGCCTTAAAGTAGATGACGGAACCTTTCTGGTCTTTTCATTTATCGGCTATAAAAATAAAGAAGCTGCGGTCACCGGCCCGCGGTTAGATGTTAAACTTGAGGAAGATGTAACAAGCCTGGAAGAGGTGGTGATCAGTGGACTCGCCTCAAATATAAAAAGGAGTAACCTGGCAAACTCGGTAGCTTCTATCTCTGCAAAAGAGATTATTGGTACCACCACCCCTCAAACGGTGGATGGCGCTCTTTACGGTAAGTTCAAGGGAGCTAATATTGTATCGAATTCAGGGGCGCCCGGAGGTGGTATAGCCGTAAAACTACGGGGTATTACTTCTATTACCGGCAGCTCTCAGCCGTTGTTCATTGTAGACGGGGTTTATGTAGATAACTCCTCCATCGCGGCAGGACTAAATGTGGTTTCTTCTGCTGCTGCCGGTGGTAGCTCCTCAAATCAGGATAACCCGTCTAACCGGATTGCGGATATATCTCCGGAAGATATTGAAACCATCGAGATCCTTAAAGGGGCATCTGCAGCCTCTATTTACGGATCACGATCTTCTGCGGGTGTAGTGGTTATAACCACTAAAAAGGGAACACCCGGAAAAACAAAAATACGACTGGAGCAGTCCGTCGGACAAACTTCTATCCTGAACCCTCTGGGTACCAGGACATTTACAGAACAAAGAATACGTAATACTTACTTTGCCCCTGGTGACAATGAGACTCCTCAGGAAACTGCCGAAAGGGAGGCTGCCGCAGCGGCAGAAATTTCAAGGTTCCAGAACGCCAGGGATGCAGGGCTTATCCACGACTATGAGGATGAGCTTTACGGCAACAAGGGGTTATTGCTCAACACGATGCTCAGCGCATCGGGCGGAAACGACGACACACAGTATTACGGTTCGTTCCTTAGAAAGGATGAGGAAGGTATCGTGAAAAATACGGGATATGAAAAAACTTCAATGAGACTAAATTTTTCACATGATATTGTCGAAAATGTAAATGTGGCCCTGACTTCAAACTACGTTCTTTCTACGGCCGACCGGGGTTTCTTCAACAATGATAATTCCGGTACTACTATGGGTATTTCATACATATCTACAAGACCATACACCCAGCTTTTCCCGGATGAGAATGGCAACTACCCGAACAACCCGGATGCGCCTTCCAACTTCCTGCAAACCAGGGATCTCATTACCAACCGTGAAGAAGTACAAAGGTTTATAGGAAGTGCAAAACTGGAGGCCACTCTTTTTCAAAGTGACAATATGCAATTAAAATTCATCGGTTTGGCCGGTTTGGATAGCTATACTTTAAAAACCACTGCCCTGTTCCCCAGAGAGCTTCAGTTCCAACAAGGAAACAACGGTACTGGAGGTGCCTCTATACAGGGCAGGACTGTACTGGAAAACAAAAACCTACAGGCATTCCTTGTTCACAGTTACTTCCCTTCTAATAAGCTGAGTTTTATAACACAGCTTGGGGTGCTCAAACTGGATTTCAACAGGAATACAACGCTTATCACTGCTACCCAGCTTATAGGTACGCAATCCAACCTCGACCAGGCCAGTGCTATAAGTGCTGAGCAAACTGTTCAACCTGAAGAAGACGCTGGTTTCTTCATCCAGGAGGAAGTTAACTTTGCCGATCAGATCATAGCTACTGTAGGTCTTCGGGCTGATAAATCATCCAACAATGGTGATGTAAACAAGCTCTTTTACTATCCTAAAGCCAACCTCGCATTGAATCTTCATGAATTTGGCTTTTGGGGTATTGAAGCTGTTAATTCCCTGAAACTAAGAGTAGCATACGGACAGGCCGGTAGATTTGCAACTTTTGGCTCCAAGTACACTGGCTTCGGTAGTGTAATTATAGACGGACAGGCCGGTTCTCTGATCGGCACTCAACTGGGTAACCAGGAAGTAGAACCCGAAAAGCAATCAGAAATTGAGGCTGGTTTTGACATAGGAGTTATAAACAATAGAGTATTGTTCGATTTCACATATTACAAGAAGAATGTAACAGACCTGCTCCTTAGTGCATTGGTACCTACTTCCACCGGATATACTCAACAGATCATCAATGGAGCTGAGCTGGAAAACCAGGGAATTGAAATGGGACTGAACGTACTGGCTATTGACAAGCCTGACCTGAAGTTTAACTCTTCCCTAAACTTCTGGTTCAACCGTTCGGAAGTCACAGAATTGAGAGTGCCGGCTTTCAACACAGGTGCATTCGGAGCGACACTGGGTACGCTTAGAATAGAAGAAGGGCAAAGTGCCACGCAACTTGTGGGTATAGACCCTAACAATCCTGGCGGTGTGACCAAGTGGGGTGATGCCGAGCCTGATTTCCAAATGTCGTGGAACAATTTTATCACCTGGAAAAACTTTGAATTTTCATTTTTGTGGCACTGGAAAGAGGGAGTTGAAAACGTAAACCTGTCAACACTTCTTACTGACCTTAACGGTACCAGTCCAGACTTTGACGATGGTGGACTTGATCCGACAGGGCAGTTACAAAACGGTCCTTACAGACTGTCTCAACTGGGTGTATCTGCTGAGCCTTTCGTAGAGGATGCTTCATATATCCGGCTGAGAGAAGTAGGCTTGTATTACAATCTTGATGAAGACCTGCTTCTTAATGTATTCAATGGTGTATTCACTGGTGTAAGAGTTGGTTTTTCAGGCTACAACCTGTTAAACTTCTTCGACTATAACAGTTACGATCCTGAAGTATCTAACTTCGGTGGCGACGGTCTTTCAACAGGTGTTGAAGTTACGCCGTTCCCCTCTGCAAAAAGATATTTTTTCCACCTGGCTTTAGAATTTTAA
- a CDS encoding NUDIX hydrolase produces the protein MIYEFIDLLKERLTKPLPGAEAQRIMMPKESTEARFDLNRNDVRLGGVMVLLYPKGNEIYLPLTQRHDYGGTHGGQVSFPGGKWEEGDPDLEFTALRETYEEIGVQKSDVQIIGRLTDLYIPPSNFRVSPVVGYVDEYPAFTLDPYEVKALIEVPLSELIKETTLKRKDILVRGNYRLNAPFFDIDGKVVWGATAMMLAELVALVREMELNL, from the coding sequence GTGATTTACGAATTTATAGATCTTTTGAAGGAGAGGCTTACTAAACCGTTGCCGGGGGCTGAAGCGCAGCGAATAATGATGCCTAAGGAGAGTACCGAAGCGCGTTTTGACCTCAACAGGAATGATGTACGCCTGGGTGGTGTGATGGTATTGCTGTATCCTAAAGGTAATGAAATATACCTGCCTCTTACCCAGCGTCATGATTACGGAGGAACGCATGGTGGACAGGTGAGTTTTCCCGGAGGCAAATGGGAGGAGGGTGACCCTGATCTGGAATTTACCGCCCTGCGAGAGACCTATGAAGAGATTGGCGTACAAAAGTCGGATGTTCAGATAATAGGCAGGCTTACCGACCTCTACATTCCACCCAGTAATTTCCGTGTCTCACCGGTAGTAGGCTATGTTGATGAATATCCTGCTTTTACGCTTGATCCGTATGAGGTGAAGGCACTCATTGAGGTTCCTTTGTCAGAGCTGATCAAAGAAACAACACTGAAAAGAAAAGATATACTGGTAAGGGGTAACTACCGGTTAAATGCCCCATTCTTTGATATTGACGGAAAGGTGGTATGGGGAGCAACAGCAATGATGCTTGCCGAGCTGGTCGCACTGGTGCGCGAAATGGAGCTGAATTTGTAA
- a CDS encoding imelysin family protein translates to MKSKLLMVALAATVFFSCGDDDESPSVSSTDKQDVVDNYANIVYATYSDALSTAEDLSTAIDALVADPTEINLEAAKTAWLEAREPYGQSEVFRFYGGPIDDEDGPEGQLNAWPLDEAYIDYVNGGGTSSIIQDAANFPTINKELIASQNEAGSETNISSGYHAIEFLLWGQDLSDGPGGGERPATDYDVDNCTGDNCERRGTYLKAAVDLLIDDLEYLVSEWAPNGAYRATFTASANLDSSLEGMLAGMGKLSKGELAGERMFVAYDEKSKEDEHSCFSDNTHRDIVTNAQGIKNVYFGSYTRVDGTVVSGAGINTLVAILNTSLNSELETLLNSSVDATEDIQAPFDQEFLNDAGRARIETAIDLLRQQGDKVAEVSALFGFTLDPSDI, encoded by the coding sequence ATGAAATCTAAATTATTAATGGTGGCCTTAGCAGCCACTGTTTTCTTTTCCTGCGGTGATGATGACGAAAGCCCCAGTGTTTCATCAACCGACAAGCAAGACGTAGTTGACAACTATGCCAATATAGTTTATGCTACTTATTCCGATGCTCTCAGCACGGCTGAAGATCTGAGTACTGCCATAGATGCGTTGGTGGCAGATCCGACAGAAATAAACCTTGAAGCTGCAAAAACCGCATGGCTTGAAGCTCGCGAGCCTTATGGTCAGTCTGAAGTATTTCGTTTTTACGGAGGACCTATTGATGACGAAGATGGTCCTGAGGGACAGCTCAATGCCTGGCCGCTTGATGAAGCCTATATTGATTATGTGAATGGTGGCGGTACAAGCAGCATCATACAGGACGCAGCAAACTTTCCAACGATAAATAAAGAGTTGATTGCGAGCCAAAACGAAGCTGGTAGCGAAACCAATATCAGTTCTGGTTATCACGCTATTGAATTTTTACTTTGGGGTCAGGACCTGAGTGACGGACCCGGTGGAGGAGAGAGACCTGCTACTGATTATGATGTAGACAATTGCACAGGAGATAACTGCGAAAGAAGAGGTACCTACCTGAAAGCGGCTGTCGATCTTTTGATAGATGATCTTGAATACCTTGTGTCAGAATGGGCGCCTAATGGGGCTTACCGGGCAACATTTACTGCCAGCGCAAATCTGGATAGTTCACTTGAAGGCATGTTGGCAGGAATGGGTAAACTGAGTAAAGGTGAATTGGCTGGAGAAAGAATGTTCGTTGCTTATGATGAAAAAAGTAAGGAAGATGAGCACTCTTGTTTCTCAGACAACACCCACAGAGATATTGTTACCAATGCCCAGGGAATTAAAAATGTTTACTTCGGGTCATACACCAGGGTGGACGGAACGGTAGTTTCTGGTGCCGGTATTAATACACTGGTAGCTATACTGAATACAAGCCTTAACTCAGAATTGGAGACTTTACTGAACAGCTCTGTTGATGCTACTGAGGATATTCAGGCTCCTTTTGACCAGGAATTTTTAAATGATGCAGGACGCGCAAGAATCGAAACAGCTATAGACCTTCTTCGTCAGCAGGGTGATAAAGTTGCAGAGGTTTCGGCCTTGTTCGGCTTTACTTTGGATCCCAGCGACATTTAG
- a CDS encoding DUF819 family protein — MEEEHFKPFFTNDAVIFGILMTILAVVFKTAANKSPGWQKFYKVIPTILLCYFLPSLLNTFGLVDAEESRLYFVASRYLLPACLVLLTLSVDLKEIIRLGPKAVVMFLTATVGVVIGGPLAILIVSAIDPDFVGGIGPDAVWRGMTTIAGSWIGGSANQAAMYELFQPSDSLFSVSITVDVIVAELWMAALLLGIGRADDIDNFLKADSSAITKLKNKMEAYSLSIAKIPSVADLMIILAIGFGATGFSHFIADIVAPYIAENAPYLKNFSLDAEFFWIVVISTTIGVIFSFTKLRELEGAGASRIGTVFIFILVATIGMKMDVLAILENPGFFLVGLIWMAIHVALLIIIAKLIKAPYFFLAVGSKANIGGAASAPVLAAAFHPALAPVGVLLAVLGYALGTYGAWLCGILMQVAAK, encoded by the coding sequence ATGGAAGAAGAACATTTTAAGCCTTTTTTTACCAACGATGCCGTTATTTTTGGTATTTTAATGACTATTCTGGCTGTAGTATTTAAAACGGCAGCCAACAAGAGCCCGGGATGGCAAAAATTTTACAAAGTTATACCCACCATACTTCTTTGCTATTTCCTTCCGTCATTGCTAAATACTTTCGGTCTGGTAGATGCTGAAGAGTCCAGGCTCTATTTTGTGGCTTCCAGGTATCTGTTGCCCGCCTGCCTTGTGCTGCTTACACTTAGTGTTGACCTGAAAGAAATTATCAGGCTGGGCCCCAAAGCTGTGGTTATGTTCCTTACGGCTACTGTCGGCGTAGTGATAGGGGGGCCGTTGGCCATACTGATTGTTTCAGCTATAGATCCTGATTTCGTAGGAGGCATAGGTCCTGATGCAGTTTGGCGCGGTATGACAACAATTGCAGGAAGCTGGATTGGGGGTAGTGCCAATCAGGCAGCCATGTATGAATTATTCCAGCCATCCGACAGTCTCTTTTCTGTAAGCATTACTGTAGATGTTATCGTTGCCGAGCTTTGGATGGCTGCTTTGCTGTTGGGAATAGGCCGTGCCGATGATATCGACAACTTTCTAAAGGCTGACAGCAGTGCCATTACCAAGTTGAAAAATAAAATGGAAGCTTATAGCCTGAGTATTGCCAAAATCCCTTCAGTAGCAGACCTGATGATCATTTTGGCCATTGGCTTTGGAGCAACAGGTTTCTCACATTTTATTGCTGATATTGTGGCTCCTTATATTGCAGAAAACGCACCTTACCTTAAAAATTTCAGTCTGGACGCCGAGTTTTTCTGGATTGTAGTCATATCGACAACTATTGGCGTAATTTTCTCTTTTACCAAACTTCGCGAACTCGAAGGAGCAGGAGCCTCCAGGATCGGTACCGTTTTTATATTTATACTCGTCGCTACCATTGGTATGAAGATGGATGTGCTTGCTATTCTCGAAAACCCGGGCTTCTTTCTGGTTGGGCTGATCTGGATGGCCATACATGTTGCACTGCTCATTATTATTGCCAAGTTGATCAAAGCACCTTATTTCTTCCTGGCGGTGGGTAGTAAAGCCAATATTGGCGGAGCGGCCTCAGCACCCGTTTTGGCTGCGGCCTTTCATCCTGCATTGGCCCCTGTCGGCGTGTTACTGGCAGTATTGGGTTATGCGTTGGGCACCTATGGAGCCTGGCTTTGTGGTATCCTTATGCAGGTAGCGGCTAAATAG
- a CDS encoding di-heme oxidoreductase family protein, with protein sequence MRLLQYFLFVSCLSLLACGEDDDINIALEEGEEFSGGDVTVSDVSVNAFGNPAPNLEGDRDLQFVVGNSFFNRNWVTSPSSTEDLDGLGPLFNARSCSSCHFKDGRGRPRLSPDDKDPSMLYRLSIPGTSAHGGPLADPNYGGQLNPLSILGVPAEGDMEVTYQEVTGSYADGTTYSLRKPTYTFTNGSYGSLAAGAMVSPRVAPHMVGLGLLASIDESTLMAMADPDDVDGDGISGRINRVWDFEKETQAIGRFGWKANQPTLRQQTAGAFLGDIGITSSVFPEQDCMDSQTACKESPEGGEPELKESILEKVTLYSGTLAVPKRRDWKDDVVLQGKRLFLGANCSACHIPKVETGYNADFPEFANQTIRPYTDLLIHDMGEGLADNRPDYQATGAEWRTPPLWGIGLFKIVNDHTFYLHDGRARNLEEAILWHGGEAEAAKQAFVQMEKQEREALIKFLESL encoded by the coding sequence ATGAGACTGCTTCAATATTTTTTGTTTGTATCATGTTTGTCGCTTTTGGCTTGTGGCGAGGACGACGATATTAATATTGCTTTAGAAGAGGGAGAAGAGTTTTCCGGTGGCGACGTCACTGTTTCTGATGTTTCTGTAAATGCATTTGGCAACCCGGCTCCGAATCTGGAGGGTGACAGGGATTTACAATTTGTTGTTGGCAATTCCTTTTTTAACAGAAACTGGGTAACATCGCCTTCTTCTACAGAAGACCTGGATGGTCTGGGGCCGTTGTTTAATGCCCGGTCATGTTCTTCATGTCATTTTAAGGATGGGCGCGGACGCCCCCGGCTTTCCCCGGATGATAAAGACCCATCTATGCTATACAGGCTTAGTATACCCGGCACCAGTGCCCACGGTGGGCCATTGGCCGACCCGAATTATGGAGGCCAGCTCAACCCATTATCCATTTTAGGAGTTCCTGCCGAAGGTGATATGGAAGTAACTTATCAGGAGGTGACTGGCAGCTATGCCGATGGAACTACTTATTCCCTCCGTAAACCCACCTATACATTTACCAACGGTTCTTATGGTAGCCTGGCTGCCGGGGCAATGGTTTCTCCAAGGGTAGCACCGCACATGGTCGGTCTGGGCCTGCTGGCATCCATCGATGAAAGCACACTCATGGCTATGGCCGATCCTGATGATGTCGACGGTGATGGCATCTCAGGCAGAATAAACAGGGTATGGGACTTTGAAAAAGAAACACAGGCCATTGGTCGTTTCGGCTGGAAAGCCAATCAGCCAACGTTACGTCAGCAAACAGCAGGAGCTTTTCTTGGCGATATTGGTATAACCTCTTCCGTATTTCCCGAGCAGGACTGCATGGATAGCCAGACGGCATGTAAAGAAAGTCCGGAGGGGGGAGAGCCTGAGTTGAAGGAGAGCATACTAGAAAAGGTAACTTTATATTCCGGCACATTGGCTGTGCCAAAAAGAAGGGACTGGAAAGATGATGTGGTACTGCAAGGCAAGCGGCTTTTCTTAGGTGCCAACTGCAGTGCGTGCCATATTCCGAAGGTTGAGACAGGGTATAATGCAGATTTTCCTGAATTTGCCAACCAGACCATACGGCCTTACACCGACCTGCTCATCCACGATATGGGAGAGGGGCTTGCAGATAACCGTCCGGATTATCAGGCCACCGGGGCAGAATGGCGTACCCCTCCTTTGTGGGGCATTGGCTTGTTTAAAATTGTAAATGACCATACATTTTATTTACACGACGGCAGGGCCAGGAACCTTGAAGAAGCTATTCTTTGGCATGGGGGAGAGGCAGAGGCTGCAAAGCAGGCTTTTGTACAAATGGAAAAGCAAGAGCGTGAAGCACTAATAAAATTTTTAGAATCTTTATGA